From Rutidosis leptorrhynchoides isolate AG116_Rl617_1_P2 chromosome 3, CSIRO_AGI_Rlap_v1, whole genome shotgun sequence, a single genomic window includes:
- the LOC139897897 gene encoding uncharacterized protein — MSKDRPPEPLDFFIWTVEDVGLWLEEINLGGYRQTFKENGVNGEYLESMSMFTTEQILRFIRRCHMKWGDFITLCKELRRIKVACLKGEQKVHRPWWAPSCLSIVFVRAAKRNRQSRVVSMKLEAA, encoded by the exons ATGAGCAAAGATCGGCCACCGGAGCCGCTTGATTTCTTCATTTGGACTGTTGAG GATGTTGGACTGTGGTTGGAAGAAATAAATTTGGGCGGATATCGCCAAACGTTTAAAGAAAATGGTGTTAATGGAGAGTATCTTGAAAGTATGTCAATGTTTACAACCGAACAAATTCTTCGGTTTATTCGACGTTGCCACATGAAGTGGGGTGACTTCATAACGCTTTGCAAGGAACTTAGAAGGATTAAAG TGGCTTGCTTGAAGGGTGAGCAGAAAGTACACCGACCATGGTGGGCCCCATCGTGCCTATCAATAGTCTTTGTGAGGGCAGCAAAGCGTAACAGGCAATCACGGGTCGTTTCAATGAAACTAGAAGCCGCATGA